The DNA segment CCGTTTTAACTCCTCAACAATCTTCTTTTCTTCATCATATCCATCTGCTTCAAATGTAACTGAAAATCTTAAATATGATCCAGCCTCATCCCATGGTACTGTTGATATTAATGCCTTTTTGATTAGATACTCAGAAACCTCTCCAGCATTTTCAAATCTGATTCCTGACTTTGTTCCCTTAGGACATTGAACATAACAATAGAAAGTACCTTGGGGCTTTTGTGCTGCAAATCCCACTTCATTTAAAGCTGTACATAAGAGATCAAATCTTCTCGAATATCTTTCACAGATCCCTTTGGTAATTTCAGGATGATTCAAAGCATATATACCTGCCTTCTGGATAGCCCTAAACTGACCAGAATCCGTATTATCTTTAACAGTTCCATACGCCTTAATGATCTTTTCATTACCTACTACAAAGGCAAGTCTCCAACCAGTCATATTAAATGCTTTTGATAAAGAATGTACTTCTACTCCGACTTCTATAGCCCCCTTAACTGATAAAAAACTAAATGGTTCATACCCATCAAAAGTAATTGGTGCATAAGCTGCATCAGATAGAACTACAATATTATTTTTATAAGCAAACTCAACTACTTCTTTATAAAAATCGTCAGTTGCTACTTGTCCTGTAGGATTATTGGGATAATTTATATAAAAAAGCTTGGCCCTTTTTAAGACCTCTTTTGGTATGGCTGAGAAATCGGGATAGAAGTCGTTCTCTTTAAACAGAGGAAGGTTATAAACTTCTCCACCAATATATTTTGTATAGGTTGCTGCTACTGGATATCCAGGAGTTGTCATAAGAGCAATATCGCCTGGATTTATTAAACAGAGAGCAAGCATAGCCAAAGCAGGCTTAGATCCAATACTGTGCAAGATATTTTCATATGGATTTAACCCTCTTACATTATAGACTTTCTCAAGATAGCTGGCAGCGGCTTCTTGGAATTCTGGTATCCCATTATCTGCGTACAATCTATTTTCAGGCTTCCCCGCTTCCTGAGAAAGCACTTTTACAATACCAATATCAGCAGGTTTATCTGGTTCTCCTACACCCATATCTATTAAAGGAATATCAGGGTTCTTTTCTTTCGCTTCTTTCTTTGCCCTTTTTATCCGTTCAAATTTGTAAACTTCTGTCCCGCTTCCAAAATCTTTACCACCCAAACGATTTGCTATTTTATCTCTAAAAAAATCCACAGCAACTCCCTCCAATATTTTTGTCTGTATTTTTACGTACTATTTCATTTATCCTGACAGATAGTATGTTATCACAAATCTTTTTCTCTGTCTCTGGATACATACGGTTTCATGTTTACTTAAATTTTCCTTTTTACTCATTAGTGTCCCCGCAGGTTTATGAGAACCTTTTTCTTGACTTTTCCTGATTATGTTTCTTTAATCGTAAAGTAAGGTCCTTGGTAGTAGTTATGTGACCTTTTACAATGAACTGAAATTTTCTATGGTTATTGGGTTATACGGAAGTTTTTCTGTGTAAAGAATAGTTAGACGCAACGGAGGATTCATGGAATTTTTCAAATATCATGCACTTGGAAATGACTATGTCGTGTTAGATCCTTCCAGTGTTGGAAGTACGTTAAGCTCGTCCCAAATTCGGCTAATTTGCCATCGCAATTATGGCGTTGGTTCTGACGGTATTCTTCATGGTCCATTTGAAACTTCAGAATGTGACTTTGCCCTGCGCATTTTCAACCCCGACGGTAGCGAAGCAGAAAAGAGCGGCAATGGCTTGCGCATTTTTTCTCGGTATCTCTGGGACATAGGACTAGTTCAAGAGGAACAATTCACGATTCTGACGGCTGGGGGTAAGGTTAGATCCCAGGTCCACGAGGGGGGCAAAATTGTCACGGTCGAAATGGGTAGGGTCAGTTTTGATAGCAGCAAAATACCCGTCGAGGGAAAATCTCGGGAGGTCATAAACGAAAAAATCACCCTCGATGGGCAAGAGCTACTTTTTTGTGCTGCTACTATTGGGAATCCACATTGCGTCATCCTACGCGATGAGGTTTCCGCGGAAGAAGCCCGAAAATGGGGACCCCTGGTCGAAAATGATCCTCGTTTTCCAAATCGGACGAACGTTCAGTTTATGAAAGTTTTAGATCGTGCGAACCTTCAGATCGAAATTTGGGAACGCGGGGCAGGGTACACTTTGGCCTCGGGTAGCAGTAGCAGCGCAGCAGCAGCCGTTGCCTACCGGTTAGGGTTGTGTGGCTCTCAAATAGCTGTCCACATGCCCGGAGGGAAAATTGACATTACCGTCTCAGACGATTTTTCTATTTCAATGACCGGGCCGGTCACAAAGATCGCCCAAGGAACCATCTCATCGGAGATGTTTAGTCAGACCTTCTAAACAATCAGGCGCTGCCCTCATCGTCCTCCTGGTGCTGAACATCATGAGGCGAAGAAGAAGCCCTTAAATGGGTTTGGGGGCAAAAAACCTTGACAGCCGGTTAATTAATTGATAGAAAATTAATATAAGGCACCAGGGTGTGTCTGAAAACTGACAAGGGCGTCCACAAGGGCGTCCTTTTTTATAAACTATGAAAAATTTAAAAGGCATCACAGATGCTTTAACTTATAGAAAAGGTCTTTTTAGTTTTAACAGCATGAATATGGGACATGATTTCAATTATTGACTACAAGGCTGGAAACCTGACATCTGTGGAGAGGGCTCTAAGGCACCTCGGTGTGTCATGTAAGATTACCGACAGAGCCGAGGAGATTATCTCATCAAAGGGGGTAATATTTCCAGGGGTAGGTGCAGCGGGCAAGGCGATGGAGGTAATAAGATCCCAGAGACTTGATCAGGTTATTTATGATGTAATAACCCAAAATATACCATTTCTTGGAATATGCCTGGGCGCACAAATCATCCTGGATAAAAGCGAAGAGAATGACGCTACATGCCTGAAGATAATCCCCGGCGTTGCAAAGAGGTTTTCGGATATAGGGTTAAAGATCCCACATATGGGATGGAATGATGTCTCTATCGTGCATGATCACCCCATCCTTGAGGGTGTAAATCCAAAGGCGCAGTTCTATTTCGTACATTCTTTCTATCCAGAACCTGATAGCGATAAGGACATCGTAGCAACAACTCATTATGGTATTCAATTCGCGTCAATAATCGGACGGGGTAATGTAGTTGCCACACAATTCCATCCAGAAAAGAGTGGAAGATATGGCCTACAAATCCTAAAAAATTTTACCAAGTGGGATGGTGAATTATAACTATGCTGAGCAAAAGGATTATCATCTGCCTGGATGTCAAGGAAGGCAAGACCACTAAAGGTATCAAGTTTAAAGGAAATATAGACGTAGGCGACCCTGTGGCCATGGCCAAGGAGTATTATGAACAAGGTGTGGATGAGCTTGTCTTCTATGATATTACTGCATCATCTGATAAGAGGGATATCATTATAGATGTAGTAGAAAAGGTAGCAAGAAACATATTCATCCCATTTACTGTAGGAGGTGGGATCAGGTCACTGGATGACATGTACAATATCTTAAATGCCGGTGCAGAAAAGATAAGTATAAATGCTGCTGCTGTCCTAAACCCGGACCTCATTGCGCAAGGTGCTAAGTTCTTTGGAAGTCAGTGTATTGTTTTGGGGATGGATGCAAAGATGGTAAAAAGCAGTGCCAAGGTCCCCTCTGGATATGAAGTATTTATAAATGGTGGTAGGACACCCATGGGCATAGATGCTGTAGAATGGGCAAAAAAGGCCCAAAGCTTAGGTGCTGGTGAAATTTGCCTCAACTCCATTGATGCGGATGGCACAAACCAGGGATACGAACTTACCCTGACATCCATGATATCCAATGCTGTTTCCATACCTGTAATTGCATCCGGTGGTGCTGGTAAATCTGAACACCTAAGAGACGTATTTATAAAGTCTGGTGCAGATGCAGCGCTCATCGCCTCTATGGTTCACTATAACCGGTATACTGTAGGTCAGATAAAGGCCTACCTTGCAAAGGAAGGGATACCGGTCCGGGAGGTCATATAGGATCTCTGAAAGGTGATAGACACCCTTCTTACTCCTTAGCTTGTTTCCTTAGATTCACTATGTTAAGCCCCTTTTTTCCAAAAGACTCAAGGTGCCCATCAGTGGTGTATATAACGCTGCATCCTCCTCTGAGCAGGGAGGCGAGGATTAGCGAATCCACAAGGGGCATTCCGGTTCCATGGCTGATGCGGGCTGCCTCTTCGGCCTCTCCTTCTTTCACCGGCACCCAGACAATGGCCTCCTTCAGGAGATTCGAAAGCTCAGAGGCTACCCTTCCTCTGATGATATGCCTCAAGACCTCTGATAGCACTACGGTAGAGGATATGAGGGTTGCGTCAGAATTCATGACTCCGATGGCCTCGGTATTGCCTTCCTGGAGGGAGAAGAAAAAACCGGTATCAATGCCTATCAGCTGAGCGCTCACGATGGATCTCCTCCCAGGTCTCCCAGGTGCCCAAGGGCCGTGTCTCCAAGAGAAGTCTTACCA comes from the Deltaproteobacteria bacterium genome and includes:
- the hisF gene encoding imidazole glycerol phosphate synthase subunit HisF; translated protein: MLSKRIIICLDVKEGKTTKGIKFKGNIDVGDPVAMAKEYYEQGVDELVFYDITASSDKRDIIIDVVEKVARNIFIPFTVGGGIRSLDDMYNILNAGAEKISINAAAVLNPDLIAQGAKFFGSQCIVLGMDAKMVKSSAKVPSGYEVFINGGRTPMGIDAVEWAKKAQSLGAGEICLNSIDADGTNQGYELTLTSMISNAVSIPVIASGGAGKSEHLRDVFIKSGADAALIASMVHYNRYTVGQIKAYLAKEGIPVREVI
- a CDS encoding type II toxin-antitoxin system VapC family toxin: MSAQLIGIDTGFFFSLQEGNTEAIGVMNSDATLISSTVVLSEVLRHIIRGRVASELSNLLKEAIVWVPVKEGEAEEAARISHGTGMPLVDSLILASLLRGGCSVIYTTDGHLESFGKKGLNIVNLRKQAKE
- a CDS encoding diaminopimelate epimerase translates to MEFFKYHALGNDYVVLDPSSVGSTLSSSQIRLICHRNYGVGSDGILHGPFETSECDFALRIFNPDGSEAEKSGNGLRIFSRYLWDIGLVQEEQFTILTAGGKVRSQVHEGGKIVTVEMGRVSFDSSKIPVEGKSREVINEKITLDGQELLFCAATIGNPHCVILRDEVSAEEARKWGPLVENDPRFPNRTNVQFMKVLDRANLQIEIWERGAGYTLASGSSSSAAAAVAYRLGLCGSQIAVHMPGGKIDITVSDDFSISMTGPVTKIAQGTISSEMFSQTF
- a CDS encoding LL-diaminopimelate aminotransferase; translation: MDFFRDKIANRLGGKDFGSGTEVYKFERIKRAKKEAKEKNPDIPLIDMGVGEPDKPADIGIVKVLSQEAGKPENRLYADNGIPEFQEAAASYLEKVYNVRGLNPYENILHSIGSKPALAMLALCLINPGDIALMTTPGYPVAATYTKYIGGEVYNLPLFKENDFYPDFSAIPKEVLKRAKLFYINYPNNPTGQVATDDFYKEVVEFAYKNNIVVLSDAAYAPITFDGYEPFSFLSVKGAIEVGVEVHSLSKAFNMTGWRLAFVVGNEKIIKAYGTVKDNTDSGQFRAIQKAGIYALNHPEITKGICERYSRRFDLLCTALNEVGFAAQKPQGTFYCYVQCPKGTKSGIRFENAGEVSEYLIKKALISTVPWDEAGSYLRFSVTFEADGYDEEKKIVEELKRRLLRLELTF
- the hisH gene encoding imidazole glycerol phosphate synthase subunit HisH → MISIIDYKAGNLTSVERALRHLGVSCKITDRAEEIISSKGVIFPGVGAAGKAMEVIRSQRLDQVIYDVITQNIPFLGICLGAQIILDKSEENDATCLKIIPGVAKRFSDIGLKIPHMGWNDVSIVHDHPILEGVNPKAQFYFVHSFYPEPDSDKDIVATTHYGIQFASIIGRGNVVATQFHPEKSGRYGLQILKNFTKWDGEL